A window from Mixophyes fleayi isolate aMixFle1 chromosome 12, aMixFle1.hap1, whole genome shotgun sequence encodes these proteins:
- the SIX1 gene encoding homeobox protein SIX1, translated as MSMLPSFGFTQEQVACVCEVLQQGGNLERLGRFLWSLPACDHLHKNESVLKAKAVVAFHRGNFRELYKILESHQFSPHNHPKLQQLWLKAHYVEAEKLRGRPLGAVGKYRVRRKFPLPRTIWDGEETSYCFKEKSRGVLREWYAHNPYPSPREKRELAEATGLTTTQVSNWFKNRRQRDRAAEAKERENTENNNTSSNKQNQLSPLDGGKSLMSSSEEEFSPPQSPDQNSVLLLQGNLSHPGGSSYSLSALSASQGGHGLAAHQHQLQDSLLGPLTSSLVDLGS; from the exons ATGTCTATGCTTCCTTCCTTTGGCTTCACTCAGGAGCAAGTAGCCTGTGTGTGCGAGGTGCTACAGCAAGGAGGGAACCTGGAGAGGCTGGGCAGGTTTCTCTGGTCCCTGCCAGCCTGCGACCACCTCCACAAGAATGAGAGTGTCCTTAAAGCTAAGGCTGTGGTCGCCTTTCACAGGGGGAACTTCAGAGAGCTCTACAAAATCCTGGAGAGTCACCAGTTCTCTCCCCACAACCACCCCAAACTGCAGCAGCTGTGGCTCAAAGCGCACTATGTGGAGGCAGAGAAACTCAGGGGGAGACCTCTTGGGGCTGTGGGCAAATATAGGGTGAGGAGAAAATTCCCCTTGCCCAGAACGATCTGGGATGGTGAGGAGACAAGTTACTGCTTTAAGGAGAAGTCGAGAGGGGTGCTGAGAGAGTGGTATGCTCACAACCCCTATCCGTCTCCCCGGGAGAAGAGGGAGCTGGCTGAGGCTACTGGACTCACTACAACCCAAGTCAGCAACTGGTTCAAAAACAGGAGGCAACGGGACAGGGCTGCAGAAGCCAAAGAGAG ggaaaatacagaaaacaacaacACATCGAGCAACAAACAGAACCAGCTCTCTCCTTTGGATGGAGGAAAATCTCTCATGTCCAGCTCAGAGGAAGAGTTCTCCCCCCCACAAAGCCCAGACCAGAACTCAGTCCTGCTGTTGCAGGGGAACCTCAGTCACCCGGGGGGGTCTTCTTACTCTCTGAGCGCTTTAAGTGCCTCCCAGGGCGGCCACGGTCTTGCGGCCCATCAGCACCAACTGCAGGACTCGCTGCTTGGACCCCTTACCTCCAGCTTGGTGGATCTAGGTTCCTAA